The Setaria italica strain Yugu1 chromosome IX, Setaria_italica_v2.0, whole genome shotgun sequence genome has a window encoding:
- the LOC101778122 gene encoding zinc finger HIT domain-containing protein 2, with translation MQRDVVVSDPAAAGSSSSAASFAETRVICRVCQKQFAQYTCPRCNSRYCSLPCYKGHSLQCTESFMRENVMDELKQMQPEDESKKKMLDILKRLHLEEEMESDGEDEPMLSEELIQKVMSGEEIKLEDLSDDEIKRFRQALASGELSKMIEPWTPWWKTPSARSIPLSPDGIQLIRQVNTKGTATSDPMTDQEPSINEIPEGPESPLPSLKQLTRAEPSPLLAVHLVDILYSYCFTLRLYNGDWHSDPLGASTVALSMSKVMGEDAKPETVPEALTACIEETCSPAYRHTGGFRLAIGLVEDIITILSLGHNALVCALSDFHQLIEAGKRMLKAEKVGKTQSTQSSSKLRGAARKLFFMTCWVHEQPGEAWPPLARIVEVQKASLEELDTGNCKADKKSKQQSKVLIEEL, from the exons ATGCAGAGGGACGTCGTGGTCTCCGACCCCGCGGCCGCCGGGtcctcgtcctccgccgcctccttcgccgaGACCAGGGTCATCTGCCGCGT GTGCCAGAAGCAGTTCGCGCAGTACACCTGCCCCCGCTGCAACTCCCGGTACTGCTCGCTCCCGTGCTACAAG GGGCATAGCCTTCAATGCACTGAATCCTTCATGCGCGAGAATGTTATGGATGAGCTTAAGCAGATGCAACCTGAAGAtgaatcaaagaaaaagatgctAGATATCCTCAAGCGGCTCCACTTGGAAGAAGAGATGGAGTCGGATGGTGAAGATG AGCCGATGTTGTCGGAGGAACTTATTCAAAAAGTTATGTCTG GGGAAGAGATAAAGCTTGAAGACCTCTCTGATGATGAAATCAAACGATTTCGTCAAGCTCTGGCCTCAGGTGAACTCAGCAAGATGATCGAACCATGGACACCATGGTGGAAAACGCCGTCTGCTAGATCGATACCCCTTAGCCCTGATGGAATCCAGCTTATCAGACAAGTGAACACAAAAGGCACTGCTACATCAGATCCAATGACTGACCAAGAGCCTAGCATCAATGAAATCCCAGAAGGACCAGAATCTCCTCTCCCATCGCTGAAACAGCTAACAAGGGCAGAGCCATCGCCTCTGCTTGCCGTTCACTTGGTTGACATTCTGTACAGTTACTGCTTCACGCTTCGGCTCTACAATGGTGATTGGCATTCTGATCCTTTGGGGGCTTCAACTGTTGCCCTGTCTATGTCTAAAGTCATGGGAGAGGATGCTAAACCTGAGACAGTACCCGAAGCACTCACAGCCTGCATAGAGGAGACATGCTCACCTGCTTACAGGCACACCGGCGGGTTCAGGCTTGCTATCGGGCTTGTGGAAGATATCATCACCATTCTCTCCTTGGGACACAATGCACTTGTATGCGCACTAAGTGACTTCCATCAACTCATTGAGGCTGGTAAGAGAATGCTCAAGGCAGAGAAAGTGGGCAAGACACAGAGCACCCAGAGCTCTTCGAAGCTTCGTGGTGCAGCTAGGAAGCTATTCTTCATGACTTGTTGGGTCCATGAGCAGCCAGGCGAGGCCTGGCCACCTTTAGCTCGGATCGTCGAAGTACAGAAAGCATCTCTTGAGGAGTTGGACACTGGGAATTGTAAGGCGGATAAAAAGAGCAAGCAGCAATCCAAGGTTCTTATTGAGgagctgtag
- the LOC101778518 gene encoding uncharacterized protein LOC101778518, translating to MPGAEQAGMRRPTESERRRMYRDLALSLRCGLRDAAAGFSFLRLRGLRGLLRALHSADADLGLFRDSQAIRDLQVVPVLFEHSLRKATGDAVVTVAQVLGMEPAAARLRNPATDSEVVLALRVLQGCCLLCPGCAAAAHRYNAVKVVLNILMTRGILEQRGCLDTLLALLVDCSENQMDFKEQFGLNKIADIVKDPNRDDHVRLKCSEFLLLYSGNCGATFKSNIQEDLKKLFGEKCASFICSTNLFSSTLDSQVRQCELSFLAEQVLDYMQPY from the exons ATGCCGGGGGCGGAGCAGGCGGGGATGAGACGGCCGACGGAGTCCGAGCGCCGGCGCATGTACCGCGACCTGGCGCTGTCGCTGCGGTGCGGCCTCCGCGACGCGGCCGCGGGGTTCTCCTTCCTGCGCCTGCGCGGCCTCCGCGGGCTCCTCCGCGCCCTCCACTccgccgacgccgacctcgGACTCTTCCGCGACTCCCAGGCCATCCGCGACCTCCAAG TGGTCCCGGTGCTGTTCGAGCACAGCCTGCGCAAGGCGACCGGCGACGCGGTGGTGACGGTGGCGCAGGTGCTGGGCAtggagcccgccgccgccaggctcAGGAACCCCGCCACGGACTCCGAGGTCGTGCTCGCGCTCAGGGTGCTCCAGGGCTGCTGCCTCCTCTGCCCgggctgcgccgccgcggcgcaccGCTACAATGCCGTCAAG GTGGTTCTGAATATACTGATGACTCGGGGTATCCTTGAGCAAAGAGGATGTTTGGACACTCTTTTAGCATTGCTGGTGGATTGTTCAGAAAATCAGATG GATTTCAAGGAACAATTTGGGCTAAATAAAATTGCTGATATTGTAAAAGATCCAAACAGGGATGACCATGTAAG gttAAAATGTTCAGAGTTTCTGCTTCTTTACTCTGGAAATTGTGGTGCAACTTTCAAGTCTAATATACAAGAAGATCTGAAAAAACTCTTTGGAGAAAAATGCGCATCATTTATCTGTTCAACGAACCTTTTCAGCTCAACTTTAGATTCACAAGTGAGGCAATGTGAGCTGAGCTTTCTTGCAGAGCAGGTGTTGGATTACATGCAGCCATACTAA
- the LOC105915176 gene encoding LOW QUALITY PROTEIN: 5-oxoprolinase (The sequence of the model RefSeq protein was modified relative to this genomic sequence to represent the inferred CDS: deleted 1 base in 1 codon) — protein sequence MGSDAAEKFRFCIDRGGTFTDIYAEVPGRSEGYVMKLLSVDPSNYDDAPIEGIRRILEEFTGERIPRSSKIPTGRIEWIRMGTTVATNALLERKGERIALCVTRGFRDLLQIGNQARPNIFDLKVSKPSNLYEEVIEVDERVELVQEGDGSSVEGISGELVRVAKPVDVETLKPLLKGLLDKGIRCLAVVLMHSYTYPNHELLVEKLALEMGFKHVSLSSSLTPMVRAVPRGLTASVDAYLTPVIKEYLSGFMSRFEGGSEQVNVLFMQSDGGLAPERRFSGHKAVLSGPAGGVVGYSQTLFELETMKPLIGFDMGGTSTDVSRYDGSYEQVLETQIAGAIIQAPQLDINTVAAGGGSKLKFQFGAFKVGPESVGAHPGPVCYRKGGDLAITDANLILGTVIPEYFPSIFGPNEDMPLDYEATRKAFEDLAAEINSHRKSQDSSVKDMTVEEIALGFVNVANETMCRPIRQLTEMKGHDTKNHALACFGGAGPQHACAMARSLGMSEVLVHRYCGILSAYGMGLADVIEDLQEPYSAVYNADSAAEASRRESLLVKQVKEKLREQGFVDESIRTNSYLNLRYDGTDTAIMVKQPEQGSGNDYATEFEKLFQQEYGFKLLNRKILICDVRVQGIGGTNILKPHELTHISTKPVQESSCQIYFSYGWQETPLYKLENLGYGHVLEGPAVIMNGNSTVIIEKDCKAIITKYGNIKIEISAAPSTVKISEEVADVVQLSIFNHRFMGIAEQMGRTLQRTSISTNIKERLDFSCALFGPDGGLVANAPHVPVHLGAMSSTVRWQLNYWGDNLHEGDVLVTNHPCSGGSHLPDITVVTPVFDNGNLVFFVASRGHHAEIGGITPGSMPPFSKCIWEEGAAIKTFKLVERGVFQEEGIVQLLQSPCSDELSGYKIPGTRRIQDNLSDLRAQVAANQRGIALIKELINQYGLATVQSYMSHVQKNAEVAVREMLKAVASRVQKENGSCVIEDEDYMDDGSVLHLKLTLDASKGEATIDFEGTSPEVYGNWNAPEAVTTAAVIYCLRCLVDVDIPLNQGCLAPVKILIPKGSFLSPSDKAAVVGGNVLTSQRVTDVVLMAFQACACSQGCMNNLTFGDDTFGYYETIGGGCGAGPTWDGTSGVQCHMTNTRMTDPEIFEQRYPVLLHRFSIRENSGGSGFRTAQVPEYIVPVV from the exons ATGGGCAGCGACGCGGCGGAGAAGTTCAGGTTCTGCATTGACAGGGGCGGCACGTTCACCGACATCTACGCCGAGGTACCCGGGAGATCAGAGGGCTATGTCATGAAGCTTCTCTCCGTCGACCCGTCCAACTACGACGACGCGCCCATCGAAGGGATCAGGAGGATCCTGGAGGAGTTCACCGGGGAGAGGATCCCCCGGTCGTCCAAGATCCCCACCGGCAGGATCGAGTGGATCAGGATGGGCACCACTGTCGCCACTAACGCGCTTCTGGAGAGGAAGGGTGAAAGGATTGCCCTCTGTGTCACGAGGGGGTTTAGGGATCTGCTTCAGATCGGCAACCAGGCTCGGCCCAACATATTCGACCTCAAGGTGTCGAAGCCGTCGAATCTGTATGAGGAGGTGATTGAGGTTGACGAACGAGTTGAGCTTGTTCAGGAGGGGGATGGGTCATCTGTTGAGGGGATCTCTGGAGAATTGGTCAGGGTGGCGAAGCCTGTCGATGTGGAAACGTTGAAGCCTTTGTTGAAAGGTTTGCTTGATAAAGGGATTAGATGCTTGGCAGTGGTGTTGATGCATTCGTATACTTATCCTAACCATGAGCTCCTGGTTGAGAAGTTAGCTCTGGAGATGGGATTCAAGCATGTGTCCTTGTCTTCGTCGCTGACACCGATGGTCCGTGCGGTACCTCGGGGCTTGACGGCTAGCGTGGACGCGTATCTGACACCAGTCATCAAGGAGTACTTATCAGGATTCATGTCGAGATTTGAAGGGGGTTCTGAACAGGTGAATGTGCTATTTATGCAATCAGATGGAGGACTTGCACCGGAGAGGAGATTCTCTGGGCATAAAGCAGTATTGTCAGGTCCTGCAGGTGGTGTGGTTGGCTACTCACAGACCTTGTTTGAACTTGAGACAATGAAGCCGCTGATTGGGTTTGACATGGGAGGTACATCCACGGATGTGAGCCGCTATGATGGAAGCTATGAACAAGTTTTGGAGACCCAGATTGCTGGGGCAATAATTCAAGCTCCCCAGCTTGACATAAACACAGTGGCTGCTGGTGGTGGATCGAAGCTTAAGTTTCAGTTTGGTGCTTTCAAGGTTGGGCCAGAATCTGTTGGAGCACACCCTGGTCCAGTTTGTTACAGAAAAGGTGGTGACCTGGCAATTACTGATGCCAATTTGATTCTAGGAACTGTTATTCCTGAGTACTTCCCATCAATATTTGGTCCTAATGAAGATATGCCCCTTGATTATGAGGCTACAAGAAAGGCATTTGAGGATCTTGCTGCTGAGATCAACTCTCACAGAAAGAGTCAGGATTCATCAGTGAAGGACATGACAGTTGAAGAGATTGCGCTTGGGTTTGTCAATGTTGCAAATGAGACAATGTGCCGGCCTATACGCCAGTTGACAGAAATGAAGGGCCATGATACTAAGAACCATGCCCTCGCTTGTTTTGGTGGTGCCGGTCCTCAACATGCATGTGCTATGGCAAGGTCCTTGGGTATGTCTGAGGTGCTTGTTCACCGATATTGTGGAATACTGAGTGCGTACGGGATGGGCCTTGCTGATGTCATTGAAGACTTGCAAGAGCCTTACTCTGCTGTTTATAATGCCGATTCTGCTGCGGAGGCATCTAGAAGAGAATCCCTTTTAGTAAAACAAGTGAAAGAAAAGTTAAGAGAGCAAGGTTTTGTAGACGAGAGCATCAGGACTAATTCATACTTGAACTTGAGGTACGACGGAACTGATACCGCCATCATGGTAAAACAGCCAGAGCAAGGATCTGGAAATGACTATGCTACTGAGTTTGAAAAACTGTTTCAGCAAGAGTATGGCTTCAAATTGCTAAACAGGAAGATACTCATATGTGATGTGAGAGTTCAGGGTATTGGTGGTACAAACATCCTGAAGCCTCATGAATTGACACATATTTCAACAAAACCTGTGCAAGAAAGTTCGTGTCagatttatttttcatatgGATGGCAAGAAACTCCATTGTACAAACTTGAGAATCTAGGTTATGGCCATGTTTTGGAAGGCCCTGCAGTTATTATGAATGGAAATAGTACAGTGATAATAGAAAAGGACTGTAAAGCCATCATCACCAAGTATGGTAACATAAAAATTGAGATCAGTGCAGCTCCAAGCACAGTAAAAATATCTGAAGAAGTTGCAGACGTGGTCCAACTTTCTATTTTCAATCACCGGTTCATGGGTATTGCAGAACAGATGGGTCGGACACTTCAGAGAACTTCAATTTCCACTAACATAAAGGAAAGGCTAGACTTTTCTTGTGCTCTCTTTGGTCCAGATGGTGGCCTTGTTGCAAATGCACCTCATGTTCCTGTGCATCTAGGAGCCATGTCTAGTACGGTTCGCTGGCAGCTTAATTATTGGGGTGATAACCTGCATGAGGGTGATGTTCTCGTAACAAATCATCCGTGTTCAGGAGGGAGTCATCTGCCAGATATAACAGTTGTCACGCCAGTTTTCGATAATGGTAACCTTGTCTTTTTTGTTGCTAGTAGAGGCCACCATGCAGAGATTGGTGGTATCACCCCAGGAAGTATGCCTCCTTTCTCGAAATGTATTTGGGAGGAAGGTGCTGCCATCAAAACATTTAAACTTGTTGAAAGGGGTGTTTTCCAAGAGGAAGGAATAGTCCAGCTGCTGCAGTCACCTTGCTCAGATGAACTTTCTGGCTACAAGATCCCAGGAACACGTCGGATCCAGGATAATCTTTCTGATCTCCGTGCTCAGGTCGCAGCAAACCAGCGAGGAATAGCACTTATCAAAGAACTAATAAATCAGTATGGTTTGGCCACTGTGCAATCTTATATGAGCCATGTTCAAAAGAATGCTGAGGTTGCTGTGAGGGAGATGCTCAAGGCAGTTGCATCTCGAGTTCAAAAGGAGAATGGGTCCTGTGTTATTGAGGATGAAGATTATATGGATGATGGCTCAGTGCTCCACTTGAAGCTCACCCTTGATGCTAGTAAAGGTGAAGCTACAATTGACTTTGAGGGTACCAGTCCTGAGGTCTATGGCAACTGGAATGCTCCTGAAGCAGTTACAACAGCTGCTGTCATATACTGCCTACGGTGCTTGGTGGATGTGGATATACCGCTAAATCAAGGCTGCCTTGCTCCTGTGAAGATCCTCATTCCTAAAGGCTCTTTCCTTTCACCAAGTGACAAGGCTGCTGTGGTTGGTGGCAACGTGCTAACCTCTCAGAGAGTGACAGATGTTGTCCTAATGGCGTTCCAAGCCTGTGCCTGTTCTCAGGGCTGCATGAACAATTTGACCTTTGGAGATGACACCTTTGGTTACTATGAGACCATTGGAGGTGGCTGTGGAGCTGGGCCAACCTGGGATGGCACAAGTGGCGTTCAATGTCACATGACGAACACAAGGATGACTGATCCTGAGATCTTTGAACAGCGGTACCCTGTTCTCTTGCACAGATTCAGCATCAGGGAG AACAGTGGAGGTTCTG GATTCAGAACTGCACAGGTTCCAGAGTATATTGTTCCAGTTGTTTAG